Sequence from the Amaranthus tricolor cultivar Red isolate AtriRed21 chromosome 1, ASM2621246v1, whole genome shotgun sequence genome:
TTGtttgaagaaattaaaaggcAATGAATCGAATCTTAACTGTTCGCTGTCAATTAAATGCAAAACCGAAATTGGAATTGTATAGAAAAGGTCAGATTTCCGCCTTACACTTTTATGATTTTGTGTCAATTGAATGTATAGACTAATTATAGGGTTTGAAAATTGGTTAACTGATTTATTATTTCTCCTTACTTTAAAAAAGCAATTAGATTTTCAAACCATATGCAAGCGCAGAAATCAGTGGAAAAAATCGAGGAAGAAGACATTTTGAGTGGTGAAAGCATAGAAAATGGGGCATTTTGGACTAGAAAGATTCATAAACTATGCATTGATGGAAATGTTGATAAGGCCCTTCGTCTGTTGGGTCGCCTTCGCCTCCATGGATATCGTCCACACTCGCTAAATCTAAGCAGTATAATCCATGCCCTTTGTTGGTCCCAACGCTATGCTGAGGCTCATCAGCGGTTCCTATTCTTTATTGCTTCTCAATGCATCCCGGATGAGCGCACTTGCAATGTTCTCATTGCTCGATTACTTGATTCTCGTACTCCACATGTTACATTTCATTTGGTTCGACAATTGATCAATGTAAACCCCGAGTTTGTTCCCTCTTTGATGAATTATAATCgtttaattgatcaattttgCAAACTCCCAGAGCCTCGTGTAGCTCatagaattttgtttgatatgCTTGATAGGGGTCATTGTCCTACTGTTATTTCCTACACTACTTTGATTAACGGGTACTACACGTATGGTGAAATGGGCGCAGCATTTAAGGTTTTTGATGAGATGTCTGAGAAGGGTGTAACCCCTAATTCGTTGACTTATAGTGTTTTGCTTGGTGGGGTTTTGGTCAATGGTGATGCACAGCTCAGGAAGGACTTGATGAGTAAACTCTGGGAGCAGATGATAAATGTTGATAATCCCTCAATCAACTGTGCTGCCTTTGCCAATCTTATTAATTCTTTGAGTAAGGAAGgatattttgatgaaattttcgaAATTTCTGAGGATATGCCTCAAGGTAGTAGTATTCCTACGGAATTTTCTTATGCTCAAATGGTAGATTCTTTGTGCAGAGCTGGTAGGCATCATGGGGCATCAAGGATAGTGTATATAATGAGAAAAAAAGGTTATAAACCAAGCATGGCAGCATATAATTCTATCATTCACGGATTAAGCAAGGATGGGGGATGTATGAGGGCTTTCCAACTATTTCAAGAAGGAATTGAATTTGGTTATGTTCCATCTGAATATACGTACAAGATCTTGGTAGAAAGTCTTTGTCAAGCTGGTGATATATACAAGGCAAAGGAGGTACTGCAATATTTTCTCAATCAGAAAACTGCAGACCAAACAAGAATCTATAATATCTATATCAAAGCTCTTTGTTTTATCGACAATGCAACGGAGCTCCTAAACACGCTTATTTCCATGCTTCAGGCGCAATGTAAGCCTGATTTGATCACTCTAAATACTGTTATTAATGGGTTATGCAAGATGGGAAAGATTCATGACGCTATGGAAGTATTTAATGACATGATACTTGGCAAATTTTGTGCACCTGATGTCATAACATTTACTACTATTATTCGTGGGTTATTGAATGCTGGAAAAACCAAAGAAGCTCTTGTTCTGTTGCATGAGAAAATGCCTGAAAGACATCTTGTACCAAGTGTTGTAACTTATAATGCTGTTATTCAAGGGTTATTTAAGCTTCAAAAGGCTAATGAAGCTATGGAGATTTACAGAGCCATGGTTCTCCAAGGTGTGATTGCTGATAGCACCACACATACTATTATCATTGATGGGCTTTGCGAGGCTGGTAGTTTAGATGAGGCCAAAAGATTTTGGGATGAAAAAATATGGCCCTCCAAGATTCATGACCACTTTGTTTATGCTTCCATTCTGAAAGGGTTTTGCCGATTGGATAGATTCGATGAGGCTTGTGACTTCTTATATGAACTAGTAGACTGTGGGGTGTCACCTAATATTTTCAACTACAACATTTTACTTGATACCGCTTGTAACTTGGGTTTGAAGAGGCAAGCTTATCAAATAGTGGGAGAGATGAGGAAGAATGGGTTATCTCCAGATGCTGTCTCTTGGAGGATCCTTGacaaattacacaaaaattCACAACTATAAAAACAAGTGAAAAATATACATGCTGATGTGGAAACTGCTGAGGGAAGGATTTCAGAATAAAAGTAGGCGGAGATATGAAAATGTAAGTAAGAGTTTTATTCTTTTTGGCAATTTATATGCATCTATTGGAGTTGgtttaaaaaaccttttttgtttctttttgaaCATTTCCTGGCTCAGAAATGTGATTATGGTTAATCATCAGAAACACTATATCCCATTATGTCTTGTATCTTATTGTTTATCCACTTTCCTTTTGTCTATCCAATATTTTTTCTTGAAATATTTAGTTGTATTTTCttccatttttattattttctgatTGGTATTGGAAATGCTTAATAACTTGTGATTAACTCCTTTTAATTAAGGTCTTTTAAGGTTATGCTTAAAGCTTATGTGTTGTATACTTATCCAATCTGATGTTTTCCTTTTATGACCTACTGGTTTTATTTTGCTTAGGCTATCATCAGTTTTTGCTTCTGGAcggaagaaatgaaaatgaaaggcTTTCAGCTCATATATGTGTATCTCTGACCAAAGTCTGAAGGGTTTTGCATCATTGATCGAATCAAGAAACATAATAGTGTGCCCCCATCTGCTCAGAGAAGGGCTATTAGAGGTAACTGCCAATGCCATAGCCTTCTCTTAGTCTTTTGTCAACTTTGGATAGGATGGTGAACAGTTCTTTCGGTAAATAGAACTGGGAACTCGGTGCTTGGGTTGT
This genomic interval carries:
- the LOC130817975 gene encoding pentatricopeptide repeat-containing protein At3g18020, with the translated sequence MNRILTVRCQLNAKPKLELYRKAIRFSNHMQAQKSVEKIEEEDILSGESIENGAFWTRKIHKLCIDGNVDKALRLLGRLRLHGYRPHSLNLSSIIHALCWSQRYAEAHQRFLFFIASQCIPDERTCNVLIARLLDSRTPHVTFHLVRQLINVNPEFVPSLMNYNRLIDQFCKLPEPRVAHRILFDMLDRGHCPTVISYTTLINGYYTYGEMGAAFKVFDEMSEKGVTPNSLTYSVLLGGVLVNGDAQLRKDLMSKLWEQMINVDNPSINCAAFANLINSLSKEGYFDEIFEISEDMPQGSSIPTEFSYAQMVDSLCRAGRHHGASRIVYIMRKKGYKPSMAAYNSIIHGLSKDGGCMRAFQLFQEGIEFGYVPSEYTYKILVESLCQAGDIYKAKEVLQYFLNQKTADQTRIYNIYIKALCFIDNATELLNTLISMLQAQCKPDLITLNTVINGLCKMGKIHDAMEVFNDMILGKFCAPDVITFTTIIRGLLNAGKTKEALVLLHEKMPERHLVPSVVTYNAVIQGLFKLQKANEAMEIYRAMVLQGVIADSTTHTIIIDGLCEAGSLDEAKRFWDEKIWPSKIHDHFVYASILKGFCRLDRFDEACDFLYELVDCGVSPNIFNYNILLDTACNLGLKRQAYQIVGEMRKNGLSPDAVSWRILDKLHKNSQL